In one window of bacterium DNA:
- the murD gene encoding UDP-N-acetylmuramoyl-L-alanine--D-glutamate ligase: protein MDFKEFFKGKRMTVMGLGLLGRGVGDIAFLAQYAQHLIVTDLKTEKELLPSLKKLKKFKNITYHLGGHRLEDFNGVDLVIKAAGVPLDSPYVAEARKHAVPVKMSTSLFTRLSPATIIGITGTRGKSTVTHLVYEILKSAEKNVYLGGNVKGIATLPLLKKTKPKDLVVLELDSWQLQGFGDSRISPHIAVFTTFMEDHLNYYKGDMRVYLKDKANVFLYQKKKDFLVLGKHVSSMIRKTYGGKIQSKIISPARIPSTWKAHLLGQHNKENISLAVAVADVLKIPKAVTKKAVENFKGVSGRMELIKIYKRIKIYNDTTATTPHATLAALKALSHKKNIILIMGGADKKIEMTQLLSEIPAYVKSLIVLPGSGTDRISQGIKDLSVPTKCVQSLKEALQEALRGSKKGDIILLSPAFASFGLFKNEFDRGEQFNRLIKQL, encoded by the coding sequence ATGGATTTTAAGGAATTTTTTAAGGGTAAAAGAATGACTGTTATGGGGCTTGGTCTTCTTGGGCGCGGGGTGGGTGACATCGCTTTTTTGGCTCAATACGCACAACACCTCATTGTTACGGATTTAAAAACAGAAAAAGAGCTCCTGCCAAGCCTAAAAAAACTCAAGAAATTTAAAAATATCACTTACCATCTTGGCGGTCACCGGCTTGAGGATTTTAATGGTGTTGATTTAGTGATTAAAGCCGCTGGCGTACCTCTTGATTCTCCATATGTTGCGGAAGCTCGAAAACACGCTGTTCCCGTTAAAATGAGCACCTCACTATTTACCCGACTTTCTCCCGCGACAATTATCGGAATTACCGGTACCCGGGGCAAATCGACAGTCACTCATCTTGTCTACGAAATACTCAAATCCGCAGAGAAAAACGTATACCTTGGTGGCAATGTGAAAGGGATTGCCACACTGCCCCTTCTTAAGAAAACAAAACCGAAAGACCTTGTTGTTTTGGAGTTGGATTCCTGGCAGCTGCAGGGCTTCGGCGATTCAAGGATTAGTCCTCACATCGCAGTCTTTACGACATTTATGGAAGACCACCTCAACTACTATAAAGGCGATATGCGTGTGTACTTAAAAGATAAGGCAAATGTCTTTCTCTATCAAAAAAAGAAAGATTTTCTTGTATTGGGAAAACATGTTTCTTCTATGATACGAAAAACATACGGGGGAAAAATACAGTCAAAGATTATTTCTCCCGCACGCATTCCTTCAACATGGAAAGCGCATTTGCTTGGACAGCATAATAAAGAAAATATTTCCCTTGCAGTCGCTGTGGCGGATGTTTTAAAAATTCCAAAGGCCGTGACAAAAAAAGCCGTTGAAAATTTCAAGGGAGTTTCAGGCAGAATGGAATTAATAAAGATATATAAAAGAATTAAAATATATAACGATACGACCGCGACAACACCCCACGCAACACTCGCAGCGCTTAAAGCCCTTTCACATAAGAAAAACATCATTTTGATTATGGGCGGAGCGGATAAAAAAATCGAAATGACGCAATTGCTGTCGGAGATTCCGGCGTATGTAAAATCACTTATCGTTTTGCCGGGTTCTGGAACAGATAGAATTTCACAAGGCATCAAAGACCTGTCTGTTCCCACTAAATGTGTGCAGAGCTTGAAAGAAGCTTTGCAAGAAGCTCTACGTGGAAGCAAAAAAGGGGATATTATCCTTCTTAGCCCTGCTTTTGCTTCTTTTGGGTTGTTTAAGAATGAGTTTGACAGGGGGGAGCAATTTAACCGTTTGATAAAACAATTATGA